tgaagtGAGGTATCAGAGCCCAGTTCCTCCAAAGGCTCCAGGAGAGGATCCTTCCTTGTTTCTTCCAACCTCTGATCGCTCCTGGCGAGCCTTGGCTCTGGTggcatcaccccaatctctgtctctgtcttcacatggccatcttccctgCGTGTGTCagatctccctctcctttctcttataaggaccccagtatTTAGATTTGGGGCCCAGCCTAAATCCAGGATGGTCTGagcttgagatccttaacttagttACATGtacaaagaccctgtttccaaataaggtcgcattcacaggtactggggttaggagtTCGACATGTCCTTTGCTTTGGTAGCAACCAGTGGCTCTCTCTTCAGGGAGGCAATGGGAAAGGTGGAGTGAAAGCCAGAAAGCCCATCCACTCACCACAGgcgtgggcagtggggaggggaaagagccATGGTGGCCCTGGCCGGACTTGCTCCTACCACAACTCTGTCAGGTGGGAAAGACCTTATGGAAAACGGGACAGACCCAAGCCACTGAGCTTGCGTGTGGCAGAGCTGAAAGTGCACCTAGGACTGGTTGACCAAAGTCCACCCCAGTGGTCCCCACACTGCTTTTCTTGTAAAATATTCTAGAGTGAGCAGGGTGGTCACAGTAGGCAACCTTCATCCCATTTTCTAgggggaaacagaggctcagagaggttaactgctCAAGACCCCACAGCTGATCATGGAGGCACAGCTGGGCCCCCATCCACCCTCCAGGGGCTGCTCCTGCAGACACATCTGACTGAGTTCACCACAAGCAGACATGTGTCGTGGACGTGACAGGAGGGGACAGTCTCATATCGCAGTGGCGGTGTTCAGACTTGTCTGAGGTGCTTTCTAGGGCTTTTCTCCAAGAAGGCCACCAAGTGAAAGACTTGCTGGCAAACCAGCTGCCTTACTCAAGTGATTATCTTTCTAAGAAAGATCTAAATACGCATATTGTGAAGAAGCAATAAAAACTATAGTAGGGCAAGCAAGTACCAAATTCTACTTCTTTGTTAGGAGAGCTGGTGTCTTTgatggccagtgtggctgcaacACAAGCAAATATATCATTGTTGTGAAGCGTTTTGACCACTAGAGTGTGGGCATCGTTACCAGTGGGTAATTTCCTCTGGTTCTCCAAGGTATTGGACAcacataactttttatttttatagtgttcacattttttggtatttatttatttgtgaggaagattgtcactgaaccaccatctgcgcccatcttcccctattttacgtgggacactgccacagcatggcttgagagcagtgctaggtctgtgtcaggatctgaacctgcgaaccccaggccaccgacaTGGactgtgccaacttaaccaccacgccactggccTTGCCTcacatttattgtattttaagcATTATAACATGAGTGCGTATTTGTtatagaacatttagaaaatatagacaaagaaaaggaaaaaaatctcagttaACCTTAGCGCTCagataaatgttaacattttggtctATTTCTGAATATGTATTTAGATTTATTCTGTGGGCAGTTTATATTTTAACAGCTGATCAATACTCCATCCCATGGGATACTGTAGACATCTGAGCTGTCTCCCGTGCTTCTAGCCTTGGACATGTTTACCCCAATTTTTCGTTATAATAAATATTGATgtaatgaacattcttgtataaaaattttaaaatctgcatcAGATTATTTTCAGATAAGTTACTAGAAATGAGATCACTAAAATGGTTTGACTCTGCCTATGGTCCCTGatgcatattttcaaattagCCTTTAGAAATAAGATACCAAGTTTATGTCCATGGGCATCCTATGAGAACACCCTAGCCAACACCAGCTGTTATTATCACCTAACGTCACGGAGGGGGTACAATTTGATAGGTAACAATAAGTGGTATcatgctttgttttaaaattctttgcttAGCAGTgaagtttgcttttttcttctcacaGGCTTATTGACATTTGAGTTTCTTTCCCTGGAGAAGAGCTGTGTTTTTCCCTTAGCTCAGCTTCCTGGTGGAGCATCCTTGACCCAGGAGGTTGATTCTAGGAAGGACAGCCTCACCTGCTCTGCCACACCCTTCAGGAGGCCTTTGCCACGAGAATCCTTGGCCAGGAGGGGTCTAAAGCTCTTCAACCAGGGCACTGTTTCCTTGTCCCTCCCAGGAATGAGTGAAAGCCTCGGGCATGGAGGGGGCTGCCTGCCAGGAGGATGTGGGTGCGGCAGCACCTTTAGCTCGGGGCTTCCCCTCGGTGAGCAGGGAAGAAGAGCAGGAGCAAGGAGAAGGCTAATTAGGAGGCAGTGGTGTCTTGAGGccggaaggaggagagagatccCTGAAGGAAGAAGGGCGGCCTGATGGCATAGACAAGGATTCGGGCGCTCTGAGCTCGTTTGTATGCCCTGAGAGGCAACGGGACTACAGATGTGGATGTTTAAGGATAAATAGGGTAAATGGTATGAATTCAggaataaagacaaaagagagcAGGATGTCTACAGTCCGTTCCAACGAGTGTCCCAGCCTTCGTTGGGACCCCTGGTGGCCCACCATATCTCTGCTGTGGCCTCATCAATCTCCCTGGATCTGCCCCCCCTGCCCCTTCACTCCAGGGCTCTGCTTCTAAGGCACAGTTGGGACCATGGCCTTTTGCTGGACACTCTTCACTGCTGCTCAGTCAAGTCCAGAGCTGGCTTCACACCCACATTGCCAGCCTTCTCTCTGCCCAAAGTCATCTCTCACTGTCCAGCTCCACCCCAAACACACACTCCTGGCCTTctacacatgctgttccctcgGCTTGAaaacttctccttcctctttactCTCCAAACCCTTCCCTTGTGCTAAAAGTAAAAGCCACTCGCAGGCTGTGCTTGAGTTCTATCTTACCAGCTGGGTGAACTGGGAAGGCACTTAACCTGCAGGACCTCAGTTCGTGTGTAAAACAGAAATACTAATGGCTATCTCACAGGGTTACCTTAAATAGCTAAGAAAACGTGTCTGGTAGACTTTCCAGTATTCGCTCACTCATTTCCTTCAGAAGTGCTCATTGAGCACCTGCTCCAGGTCAGGCTGAACGGGGAAGAAATGTTCTCTACGCcaatggagactcagagaggagcAGACAGTCCACAGGTGATTACTTACAGCATCATTGAGTTATAACTGTCATAGGGCGAGGGCAGGAATCTGAGAGACAGTCAGTAAATGCCACCTCTCCCCGCCCCATTCATTCCTGTGATTCAGTCAGGGACATGGTCATAAACTGCTTTTATATGCTTTTCAATGATGGAACAAACACAGTCTTTTTCTGTAACTTAAAaaagtcctggggctggccccgtggccgagtggtcaagtttgcacgctccgcttcagcagcccagggtttcactggtttggatcctgggcgcagacatggcaccgctcatcaggccatgctgaggcggcgtcccacatagcacaaccagaagcactcacaactagaatatacagctatgtactggggagctttggggagaagaagaagaaataaaaaaatgaagaagattggtgacagatgttagctcaggtgcgaatctttttttaaaagaaaaaagtctagtAGAATTTATAATGCCCAAATCCACAAAACtcctttttaaagaagagaagaaagagttcagacgttacttttttctttctttctttctttttttttttttttttgctgaggaagatttgccctgagctaacatccacagccaattttcctctttttgtatgtgggccgccaccacagcatggccactgacagacgagcgGTATATGTCTGCGTCCTGGAGCGGGACCCAAGGCAccgaagcagagtatgccaaacttaaccaccaggccactggggctggccctagaccttgctttttttttgaagacttccaagaaaggcagagaagcagttccctccctccccatgctGTGTTGATTCCTACTCTCCCTTCAAATGGACCTCAACTACCCTTGCATTGCACTGGGGGCCCAGGAGCACTAGTGAGGGGTGGGGGCTCATTTGTCTTCAAACTCAGGGCCTCTGGTCCCAGAGATCACAAGCAAGTTATTGTTGAATGAAAGCTGGGATAAGTGGGCTGCAGAACTGAGAAGTGGTTTTCTGGTGGGCACACGAAGGCAGGGAGCCTGAGGAATGTGGTGATCTCCAGGTGAGATATATTTCTAAACATCATATAGGTTTGTCAAAATCCACCAGCACACAAATAACAATACAAGAAGGTGATCACAAACAAGTCCCAGACCGTTAATTAGTAACACCTTGCTCTCTAGAAAAACTACGCTACTCCACAGAAGACACAAAGGTCTAGATTACCATTGGTAAAAGGTCCAAATCTAGAGGTGTCCATGGCACTTCCCATACTCCTGAAAGGAAAGCAGGGCCTAAGTACCGGGCATTGACCAGTACCACCAGCCAAGCTGCTGGCGTGGATTGCCACTAAGTTCGATGAAAAATTAACAGGCCGTAGCATTATCTCTGAttcttctaaccaacagaatcaCCGACAAAGAATGAGTCCACATCAACTTCCACAGAATCCTTTTCAACTTTGGCGACATCCACACCTGTGCGATCTTTTATCTCCACAACACCCACGGTAGTTTTCAGTTCAACCGTTTCCTCTGCCACCGTCTATACAACTGAGAGTACAAGTCCTTCATCGCCTTCTGGTCCTGACACATCAACGACCGATCAGGaaactggacagacacacacattctcCACAAAAGAGACGGCTGTCTACACAGACATTTCTGGTTTGTCCACACCGACTGTTTCCCCTGCATCATCTCCTTCCGGGAATGGTGGAAATAGCACATACTCTTCAAGTCTGGGCCAGCTATCTACCACTCCCCGTGTCTCACCACAGACGACCACGTACCCCCTGGAGGGATCCACTGGGTCTGCAGACACTCCTGCTTCTGGGAATCCTACACTTACTGGGGAGAGTGTGCCTACCAAGAGCAACAGCTTTTCCACTTCCACAGGCAGGCTGACTGAATCCTCTCCCAGTGGAGGTGACCATGGATACGCCAccacacctcctcctccaggatcGACCTTCTACACAGCCACCACAGAGGCGTCCACAGCCACAACTCCTACTCTCCCTTCCACCAGTACAGAGAAGGCACATACTGCCTCCTCATCAAGCCGCAGTGCACTGTCCACGCCCACCGTGCTCTCTGAGCAAAGTACCCCAACTCTCACAGGGGAGTCAACCATCTACTCCACCACTTCAGCTCCATCTGAATCAACAGTTTCTACCTCCCCTGGCTCGCAGACCCCAGAAACGGGTACTTCTCCAGCCCCATCAAGCCCCAGTGCGCTGTCCACACCCACTGCGCTCTCCGAGCAAAGCACCCCAACTGTCCCGGAGGAGTCAACCATCTACTCCACCACTTCAGCTCCATCTGAATCAACAGTTACTACCTCCACCAGCTTGAAGACCCCAGAAACGGGTACTTCTCCAGCCCCATCAAGCCCCAGTGCGCTGTCTACACCCACTGTGCTCTCCGAGCAAAGCACCCCAATTGTCCCGGAGGAGTCAACCATCTACTCCACCACTTCAGCTCCAAGTGAATCAACAGTTTCCACCTCCCCTGGCTCGCAGACCCCAGAAACTGGTACTTCTCCAGCCATGACAAGCCCCAGTGCCGTGTCTTCGCCCACTGTGCTGTCCGAGCAAAGCACCTCAACTCTCTCAGAGGAGTCAACCAGCTACTCTACTGTTTCTGCTCCATCTGAACCAACAGTTTCTACATTCCCCAGCTCACAGACACCCGGAACTGGTACCTCTGCAGCCCGATCAACCGTCAGTGTGCTGTCCACGCCCACTGTGCTCTCTGAGCAAAGCACCCCAACTCTCACTGATGAGACAACCAGCTACTCTACTGTTTCTGCTCCATCTGAATCAACACTTTCTACATTCCCCAGCTCGCTGACCCCAGAAACTGGTACCTCTGCAGCCCGATCAACCGTCACTGTGCTGTCCACGCCCACCGTGCTCTCTGAGCAAAGCACCCCAACTCTTGCAGGGGGGTCAACCATCTACTCCACCGTTTCGGCTCCATCTGAATCAACAGTTACTACCTCCCCCAGCTCGCAGACCACAAAATCCAGTACTTCTGCAGCCCCGTCAAGCCCCAGTACACTGTCCACCACCACCGTGCTCTCTGAGCAAAGCACCCCAACTCTCACAGGGGAGTCAACCATCTACTCCACCACTTCAGCTCCATCTGAATCAACAGTTACTACCCGCTCCAGCTTGAAGACCCCAGAAACGGGTACTTCTCCAGCCCCATCAAGCCCCAGTGCGCTGTCTACACCCACTGCGCTCTCCGAGCAAAGCACCCCAACTGTCCCAGAGGAGTCAACCATATACTCCACCATTTTGGCTCCATCTGAATCAACTGTTTCTACATCCCCCAGCTCGCAGACCCCAGAAACTGGTACTTCTGCAGCCCCGTCAAGCCCCAGTGTGTTGTCCACGCCCACTGTGCTCTCTGAGCAAAGCACCCCAACTCTTGCAGAGGAGTCAACCAGCTACTCTACTGTTTCGGCTCCATCTGAATCAGCAGTTTCTACCTCTGCCAGCTCGCAGACCCCAGAATCCCGTACTTCTGCAACCCCGTCAAGCCCCAGTGCACTGTCAACACCCACCGTGCTCTCTGAGAAAAGCACCCCAACTCTCACCGATGAGCCAACCCACTACTCTTCCTCTTCGGCTCCATCCGAATCAACAGTTTCTACCTCTCCCAGCTCGCAGACCCCAGAAACTGGCACTTCTGCAGCGCTGTCTAGCCCCACTGCGCTGTCCATACCCACCGTGCTCTCTGACCAAAGCACCCCAACTCTCGCAGGGGAGTCAACCATCTACTCCACCATTTCAACTCCACCTGAATCAACAGTTTCTACCTCCCCCAGCTCTCAGACCCCAGAAACTGGTACTTCTGCAGCCCCGTCAAGCCCCAGTGTGTTGTCCACGCCCACTGTGCTCTCTGAGCAAAGCACCCCAACTCTTGCAGAGGAGTCAACCAGCTACTCTACTGTTTCGGCTCCATCTGAATCAGCAGTTTCTACCTCTGCCAGCTCGCAGACCCCAGAATCCCATACTTCTGCAGCCCCNNNNNNNNNNCAGCTCTCAGACCCCAGAAACTGGTACTTCTGCAGCCCCGTCAAGCCACAGTACACTGTCTACGCCCACTGTGCTCTTCGAGCACAGCACCCCAACTCTCGCAGAGGAGTCAACCAGCTACTCCACCATTTCAACCCCATCTGAATCAACAGTTTCTATGTCCCCCAGGTCGCAGACCCCAGAAACTGGTGCTTCTGCAGCCACGACAAGCCCCAGTGCAGTGTCTACGCCCACTGTGCTCTTCGAGCAAAGCACCTCAACTCTTGCAGAGTCAACCAGCTACTCTACTGTTTCTGCTCCATCTGAATCAACACTTTCTACATTCCCCAGCTCGCTGACCCCGGAAACTGGCACCTCTGCAGCGCGATCAACTGCCAGTGCACTGTCCACGCCCACCGTGCTCTCTGAGCAAAGCACCCCAACTCTCGCAGGGGAGACAACCATCTACTCCACCATTTCGGCTCCATCTGAATCAACTGTTTCTACCTTCCCCAGCTCACAGACCCCTGAAACTGGTACTTCTGCAGCCCCGTCCAGCCCCAGTGCGATGTCTACACCCACCGTGCTCTCTGAGCAAAGCACCCCAACTCTCGCAGAGGAGTCAACCAGCTACTCTACTGTTTTGGCTCCATCTGAATCAACAGTTTCTACCTCCCCTGGCTCACAGACCCCAGAAACTGGTACTTCTGTCACCCCATCAAGCCCCAGTGCACTGTCTACACCTTCTGTGCTCTCTGAGCAAAGCACCACAACTCTGTCAGAGAAGTCCACCATCTACTCCACCGTTTCTGCTGCATCTGAATCAACATTTCCTAACTCCCCCAGCTCGCAGACCCTAGAAACTGGTACTTCAACAGCCCCATCAAGCCCCCGTGTGGTGTCTATCCCCACTGTGATCTCTGACGTGACCAATGGAAGTCTCACCATTTCTACTTCCATCCCTTCTACCACCAAAAGACCTAGTCCTGCCACCTCTTCTGGTGTCACTCCATCTTCTACAACTAGAGCCATCTTTGGACCAGCATCCACCACCCTCAATGGAGGATCTACAGTCTCCAAAAGCAGCCCAGATTCACGAAACACAACAGTTTCATCTGACAGCTCCCCAACTGAATACCCTCGTGCTTCTTCTTCCGCCTCACCTATCCCTGTTTTCTCCTCCACACCAGTCTCTGACTTTCCTTCAGCCATTGCACCTTCTTCtggtgtttcccttcctctctcctccactgcaCCTGGGTCTACTCATTCTCCAGTCCCTGAGTTCAATACCATTTCAACCCTCTATCCCTCATTCACTAGCACCCACACAACTGTTATGACAAGTCACTCTCCAGCTACAAAACCAAGTAAGTCCCTTTCTATGTCTCTCTGTGGGCCTCTCCTGTCCACCTTCCCTCACCAGCTAATCAGCTTTTACATCTTGTGGTTTTGTTCCAGCCTTCCAGTACTTTCTTGTTGCTATGTACATCATCCATGCAGATGGATgctgttctctttttatttgtagGACTCTTGTTATGTTTGCTCATCCTCTTTTatctcttgcttccttcctccccattgcctttcttcctttccccactgtcTCCTGGGGATTAAGGTGGTGGCAAAGGTGTCTCAGTTGCTGCATGATCATCTGTTCCCATCCCCCTCTTTCAGTGCAATGCCTGAATGATGGGACCCAGAATGGGAGCCAGGGTTTTTGTCCCTTGGGCTTCCATGGTGACTGCTGTCAATTCTCCCCCTCCACAGAGCAGTGTCAGAATGGGACCATCTGGAATGGAGAAGAGTGTTTTTGTGCCCCAGGCTTCATTTGTTATCTGTATCAGTCTCCTGTGGACTCCTTCAGTCTAGGTAATGACTTTTCTAAGACCTGTCCATCATCCCCACGTGCCTGAACCACTTAAAATAGGAGCACAGCACTGGAAGGGTCATCGCTACCACTGCCTCCTTGTGCAGGTGGAGGAGACAATGTGACTTTCACCCAGGCCAAAACACAGGTAGAACGTGGATCTTCTGCCTCCCCCTTCAGGGCCCTTTTTACTAGCTCACCTGCCCCTCTCCTCAGGTAGTTTCTCTCCCAACCCTTTCTGGAGACCTCCTCTTAGCTCTCTCTGGGTGGTGATCCTGGCCGCCAGCTCCTCACGATGTTCAGAAACAAGGGGCAGAGGTTTCAGCAACTCTTACCTGCCTCTTGAATTTTCATCCTTCCTCCTacctgctttctctgcctccctgagACCAATAGGGGAGAATTAACCAATCCTGGAAGACATCACTGAGAGGTTGCTGTCTTACGTGTAATGTGGCCTGTTCCCACAGAAATCCCGGAAAAAATCAATGCCACTGTAGGTGTGAAAGTGAAAGTGACAAACTGTAATTTCACAACAGACCTGAACAACGTATCCTCACAGGCTTACTTGAATTTCTCTGAACAATTCAAGAAACAGGTAAGAACAGGGGAAGCTAAGATTCTCTACTGTGGATGTTTGATGTGAGAAGTGGGCAGAGGCTCAGTCTGACTTCCTGTTTAGGGTTTCTCAGCTCATGGGTCTCTTCAGTCTTCCCAAGTCCTAAGAGAGGGTCTTCTGAGAGCCTCCTTTCTTGATCCCTACCCCATCCACATCCTGGTGGAAGGAGTGTCCCTAcgccttcccttccttctttcctatggGCTAATACATGGGATCCCTCTGGAAGGGGGCCTTGGGGCTGCCCTCTGAGACAGGAAATTGGGGCTGCTGCACCCTCTAGGCCTATATGAGTCAGCTGCCACATTTCTTTCAGATGGATGAAGCTTACAAAGGCAAGGACTTTCCCCACTATGGAGGCTTGATCATTAGGAGACTGCTGTGAGTATGTTGCGGGGGTGGGCAGATTGAGGGGCTGTAGGaagccctctctcttttcccttctctcctgccacCTCCTGTCACGAATGGTTAGAGTACCAGAGGGGCTCCCAGCCTGGAGGCAACACCTGAGGGCTCTgagaccattcattcattcattcattcaaaaaacttGTACTGAAAGCCTACCCTGTGCTAGGTGTTGGGAACGCAATGGTCCCAGTCTTCATGGAGCTCAGATTGGCGGAACACAGGTGGCACAACAGCTGTGCAGTCTGGTTAGTGTTATGGTAAGGGACACGCAGGGTGCAATGGGAGTGGCCCTGAAAGCAAGCTAGGTGAGGTGGAGGGGaaccttcctggaagaagtgacaaCTACGCTGAGGCTTGAAGGATGAAGAGGAATGAAATAGGTAGAAGGAAGGGACGGGCAGAGTGTTACAGTAGAGGGAATTGATGATGAGGAGcctggagtgagggagaggagggcaggttCCAGGAATGTAAAGAATAGTTGGCTGCTTGGAAGCAAAGGGGTCGTGGTAGGAGAGGAGGTTGGAAAGATGACCCTGGTTATTTAGACTTTAAGCATAGGCAGTTTCAGCTCATGTGGGATAGTATCTAATTTGCACTGCAGACAGTTCAGTCTGGCTGCTGGGCTGAGAAGGGGTGGGCAAGGGATGaaatgatggtggcctggaccagAGAGGTGACAGTGCAGAAGAAAAGTAGTCCAGTGTGAAAGGCCTTTAGCCGGCACGACCAGCAGATCATGAAGATTTgatgggtgggaggagagagggaggaatgacATCAGATTTCTGGGCTGCTGGGAGTGCAGGGTGCCCTTTGCTGTGATGAGGAACCTAAGAAGGAGTAGGATGGGGGAAGAAGATGATGAATTCGGTGTGGGCCTTGTCAAGTCTCAAGTGCCTGAGGCCCAGCCATGTAGAGTGATTGAGTTATGGAGCAGCCACTGGTCGAAGATGTGATAGGAAGGGTCTGCAGTGGACACAGGTGTTGGCATCCCTGGATGGATGTTGCTGGAACCCAGGGAGTGGTCACAGCACAGGAGTGAAGATGTCCCAGGAAAGAAGCATGGGAAACACCATTATCTAAGAGATAGGCAGGAAAAGCACAGCCCCCAAAGGAGAGTGGAAAGAAGCAGACAGGGTTGGGAAGGGAGCCTAGAGGGCATCATGTCCCAGCAGCTTGGGGAAGAAAGGGTCTCAGGAAGGATGGAAATCCACACTGTCAAGGGCCCACAGGGTTACATAGCTCAGCATCCTCCACCCCGACCCTCACCCTTCACCCAACATCAGCACCATCATCTCCGTCTCCATTTTGGCTCAGGATTTTGTTGGTTCAAGTGCTCCTGGGTCCTGCTCCCTGACTTCTCTGTCACAATGGCTGTGAGCAGTGACTAGCCTTGTCCCAAGATCTCCCCACTCAGCAGCGTTGCTTGCCATCTAACAAGGAGCTTCTGGGTTGGAATTCTATGTTTCTAAAGTGAGCTcatgtttcttcatttctgtaaGCTTGCTTATTTGGTTTTCAGAATATAATCCAAgagcttctatttttaatttccttatttaaatttttttattatggtaaaatatccctaacataaaatttgtcattaaCAATTTTAATTGTGAGGTTCAGtggcattcacattgttgtgcaaccaccaccaccgtccacctccagaatttttcatcttcccaaactgaaactctatacccattaaacaataactcccaatTCCCCCTCATCCCACctctggcacccaccattctacttctgtctctatgaatttgcctactccaggtacctcacataagtgaaatcatgcagtatttgtccttttgtgactggcttatttcacttattattGTTTCATAATGtcctggagattcatccatgttgtggcaggtgtcagaattttcttcctttttaaggctgaataatatcccattgtgcatgtataccaaattttgtttgtccattcatccatcgatggacacttgggcagCTTCCATGTTTGAGCTATCGCAAATAATGCTGTTGTGAACGTGAGTGTAAAAATATGTCtttgaatccctgctttcaattcttttgggtatatacccaggagtggaactgctgggtcttatggtaattctatttttaaattttgagaagctgccctactgttttccacagcgctgccccattttacattcccatcaacagtgctcAAGTGTTCAATTTCTCACATCTTTGCCCAAGAGCCTCCAATTTGGGGAATGAATTTTGCCCATTGGTGTTTATTGTGATCACTGATATTCGGGGATCTTAGGTCGTTTCAGTCTGTGGCTTCCCTCTTGGTTGTTAACTGCTAGGGATGATCTCTAGTTCCATCCTGCCTCTGGGTTTTATGGCTAATTGTCTCTCATCACCCCCTTGCTTCTTGGTTCCACTTGCTGGGAGGGTGGGTGACTCAGGTGACCGATTAACCACTGACTTCTGGTTCCAGCAATGGCAGCGTTGTGGTGGAATTTGACGTCATCCTGGAGGCAAACTACACTTCAGCATTTGAGGGACTGTTTGCAGACCTCATTGAGATCGTAAAGACCAAGACTATGAATGAGACCAAAAGGCTACCTCCAGAATCTAAGGAATGCAAAGGTAGGTCTACCTAAAACCCTTTGATGTTGGTGAGGAAAGGATGAGAGGCGTCCCTTCAGGAGGACtcagcctccccaccccgccattcatctctcctctcttctggaaCTCCAGAgaccttgctataggaacccaaAAGCCAGGCTTGGGGGCCTTCCTCAGACTCTGCAGTACTCCCAGCAGCCCCGCCCAGTCCAGCACTGAGGTTGTCACCAGCCCTGATGTCCCCATCTGAGCCTGCTCACAGGCCTAGATGCAGCTAGGGATAGGCCAAGACCCTAGTCATGTAGGCCCAGCATAGAGGATGTGGTATAGAAGAAAGGGAGGCTGGCTACCCCCAgcaattctgttctgttcttttccaCCACCTTTATCAGGCTTCTCAACTCTGTGTTTCAACGAGGAGGCCACCACTGTGAGCAAGACCGTGAAGCTGGGTTTTGACTTGAAGGGTAAGCAGGGGCAGGGGACAGTGTGTGGGCAGTAAACATGGGGGCTAGGAGGCACTTCACCCAGGCTGATGCTTACTGCCCACTCCTCACCAGAGCAATGCAGCCAGAAGGCTGCGAAGGACTTTGCCGCATTCTACTATGTGGAGGAGCTAAACGGGAACCCAACCTGTGTGACCAAGTGCACCTCGGGGACAAAGTCACAACTGAATTGTCACCAGGGCAAGTGCCA
This region of Equus quagga isolate Etosha38 chromosome 7, UCLA_HA_Equagga_1.0, whole genome shotgun sequence genomic DNA includes:
- the MUC12 gene encoding mucin-12, with amino-acid sequence MKKNGGPAASPRTRIGSRVVLRWPSAGGRWAGASALLRPLLLRVVALSVFVARSRSTEKAHTASSSSRSALSTPTVLSEQMQCLNDGTQNGSQGFCPLGFHGDCCQFSPSTEQCQNGTIWNGEECFCAPGFICYLYQSPVDSFSLEIPEKINATVGVKVKVTNCNFTTDLNNVSSQAYLNFSEQFKKQMDEAYKGKDFPHYGGLIIRRLLNGSVVVEFDVILEANYTSAFEGLFADLIEIVKTKTMNETKRLPPESKECKGFSTLCFNEEATTVSKTVKLGFDLKEQCSQKAAKDFAAFYYVEELNGNPTCVTKCTSGTKSQLNCHQGKCQLEQSGPRCLCPTSDTHWHLGETCGVIISKSMVYWIVGAVVVLLLILVVALSIFLSRSKRKLHRRQEHNLFREWQKEGILGSFQNAHVWEDQNLRDRFGLANAYNHFRPSLGNIDSNTEFRIERPQVVTPAP